The Mesomycoplasma hyopneumoniae J genome contains the following window.
TTTTTATGTGAATTGGGACTGGATTTTCGCACGGTTAAAACGTGATTAAGTAATAAAACGCCTTGTTTTGCCCAGTTTTCAAGATTCCCGTTTTCTTTTGAAAAGTTTGGGTAGGCATTTTTTATCTCCAAAAATAAATTTCGAAGTGAAGGGGGCAAAATTTTTGTTCTTGTTGAAAAAGCAAGTCCATCGGCTTGACCTTTTTTATGATAAGGATCCTGGCCAATAATAACAATTTTTAGAGTTGCAAAATTTGTTAATTCAATTGCGCGAAATAAAGCTTTTTTATTTGGAAAAACTTGATATTTTTCATATTCTTCATCGAGTTTTTCCATTAATTTTTGAAAATATGCTTTTTTAGACTCATTATAAAAAAAGCTTTCAAACTTAGTTTTGATTCCATTTTCAAAAATTATAGCAAGAAAAAAATTTTTTTATTGCTTTTTTTAGAGAAAATGCTATAATTTTAGCGTTTATTCAAACCATCTCATACCAAAAAGGTTTAAATCTGAAAATTCAGTACCTTTAGGAAAAAAATCATAAGGAGAAGCTTATGTTTGCAATTATTAAAACCGGTGGTAGACAACTTAAAGTTGAAAAAGATC
Protein-coding sequences here:
- a CDS encoding uracil-DNA glycosylase codes for the protein MIFENGIKTKFESFFYNESKKAYFQKLMEKLDEEYEKYQVFPNKKALFRAIELTNFATLKIVIIGQDPYHKKGQADGLAFSTRTKILPPSLRNLFLEIKNAYPNFSKENGNLENWAKQGVLLLNHVLTVRKSSPNSHKNIGWEVFSSNLINFIVKNKVDIVFLLLGKKAKLAVKNINLEKQKVFAYSHPSPFSFAKSLKNSMVFRKINDFLKEKKRLEINWNL